Sequence from the Mixophyes fleayi isolate aMixFle1 chromosome 4, aMixFle1.hap1, whole genome shotgun sequence genome:
TTCCTAGTGAATCGATAGGCTGGATTATAAGGAATATCGCTTCAGCTCACAAACTGGCTGCTTTCACCGCGGAGCCACAGATAACAAAAGTAATACGGGTGTGATGACGATGATTCTACGCAAGGACCTTTGACCTATAATGGCCCCTAGCAAACGTCGCTATCCGTAAGATCTCCAAAGTGCGTGGCGCCTATCCCAGACCATAATTTATAAGCAAGAATAAAAAGTATTAACTAACAATTTGAGTTCCTGGTTGGAAAGATAATATAGAATAATAACTTTGGCTGTAGAAGTCTTTCCAAAATAACCATTTACACGTTGTTCCTACTTCCTACAGAGAGGAACTCCTGCCAGTCCGTGTAGGTCCGCACATATACAGATACATGACACACGCATGTAAGTGTATATGCACAGTTTAGGACAGAACCCCCTGCCCCTCTATCGCCCCCTATTACTAAAAAATGCAGAGGGGCCAGCATGGGTGGAGGTCAGATCCAAGGATCACACACAAGCCACAATGTGTGGTTAGCGGGGACAAGGGGGGGGGAGGTTACGGCTGCAGGGTTCGTGGCTGTAGGTGCGACTAAAAGATACGGGAACAGTCTCGTCATCCGCTCAGGAAGAACTGCTTGTAGTACTTGTTCATCTGCTCCAGGAAAATGAAGGTGAGGACGGTGTGGGGTCCCAGGCGGGCGTAGTACGGGGTGAAGCCCTTCCAGAGGCTGAAGAATCCTTCGTATCTCACGACCTTGATCAGAACGTCCTGCGCGGTGGGCGGGAAAGGAGACAGGAGTTAGAGCGCAGGACACAAGCGATACACGACAAGCCGTTAGCGAGCGCACAGGTCATAGGGCTGAGGTGCAGAGCAGGAAACGCCCAGGACAACCCCACCCTCTCATTAATAGGAAACAGGGCATTTACACTTTTACGCTGTATATTTTTGTAATACACATTTGGAAACTCTAATAAAtatctattaaaataaaaaatatgaagttTGAAGGGGGAGCACTGAgggaaaataaaagtaataatgggGAAGAGAAGGGAAACAATGGCAACTGAGCTGCAATCAGATTCACACCTTTATAGAAACTAAGTAACGTAATAGAAAGAGAATATTTGTACACATTCATACCCTTTAAATGATTAGGGCGGAGATGGTACGGTTGAAACATAAATGGTTCCCTTACACTGAAGGTTTATATTATCGAAGACACATTAATAATCAAGTTTCTACATCTTATCAAGTTATGTTGTAAGCTTGGTGGTGGCACTGTTCAAAGCCAAAGAATATGGCTGCTCCCACTAAGGTAAGCctacatatacagtatactcATTGTATAGGAACTGGACAAAGGATACGGAGCCTGGAAATTAAGAATAAAAATTCTCTCATTTGGTCACTAGGGGGTGCTGTTCCATTTGACATTTCCATCTACTTGGCAAAAGCTTCACACTGTACTAGGTATATAATACAAATACGGCCAGAACCTGATCTGTGGGGTTCTCTGCAAAGAGCGACTTAACACTACGTGGAAATAAACGTGCAAATATAATATGTAAACCCTCACCAGTCCGCTCTTATACTCTGGTTTCCCATTGATCGTCCGCATGTTCTGTATCCTGCAGAGAGGAAGGCAGATTAAACAACCGCTGTATACCACAAGGGAGGCAGCCATATGTATTACGCACGCATTAACCCTTCGCTGGCCAACGTAACGGGAAATCAACAGAGGGGAAACTTGTTAATCTGTCATTAAAACTCTATCgataattaaatgatgaaataaaaccTCAGGGAGTTAAATAGGAGGTAGAAAAATGTCATGGCAGGACTTGCGGGCTATCTGGATGCCACCTGCTGGTAGCCCACTCCCACCAACCCCAGAGTAACAAAAACAAACGAAGACGAGATCATGGGGTGGAATAACACGGTGCTGTATTGCTCTGGGTGCGATGGTAAAACTATTGTACATATGTAAAATAACTAAGGATAGGACCTTTGCGGCCGGGGTACTTAGCGGGTGAACGGAAGCTTACCTGGTTTTTGCGATGTCGACAGGCATGGAGGCCGCAGTAGTGACCAGACCACTGATCATACTGGAGCAGAAATGACAGAATATGTTATCCCGGAAATAACCTAAAGGCGAGGAAGACAGATAGTTCTCACTGCGATATAACTGTTGGGTAACACCGGTTCTTCTGGCTTAGAATAGAACAGACTGACTCAGTGGTTAAGAGCACTAGGTGTGATTTTTAGAAGTTATCAAAATTGTGCTTTTGGAACCTGAAAATTAAGCTCTGGAGTGGAATAAGTATACATAGAACTCTGATATAGGAccttgttgtggaactacaagactcGGCACACCCTGCCAGCTTTTGGCCTTCATTCTGTACATCGTAAAGTACAGATATTACCAACACCAATCAATGttcaacaaatacatagaagAGCATTTTCgaagaacacacacaaaaaaaaaaaaatacagaaaatttaTGACACAACggccagtgatgatgtcacagccattTTATAACAACAAACATTTTATGTACTGCGTAACTGACTGTAACAATACAACATACAGCACATTAAAGCTCTGTCATCGTGTTATTAAGTCTCACCAGAATCCAAAAGAAACTGCTTGGACTGAGAATAAGACGCCAACTGAGCAGCATTCACAACTACGGCGCGAGCCATGGTGGGTACGCAGCCctgagggagagagagtaacacgTCACATACTAACACCCTGCCACACGTTAATTCTGCACATACGTTGCCACCCTGTTCCACAGAAGCTGGAGATAAGACGTGCTGCCACCTCTAATACTGGACTCACCCGCCACAATGTGGTGATTCCTTCTTCTCTAGACATCCTCACTAGGGCATTGAAAACATTGCTGTACCCTCTTCTCTGGTCGGCGGGTAACCTGGAGGGGTCAGAGGTCAGGTGATGTCACCCAGTGCAATGATGACGGCTCTGGTTGGGTTGTATCACTCAGACACGTGGGGAATGGGGGAAACCATAAAGACAGGGATAGAAGTGGGGACAGAAGGAATCTCGGCTTATGGAATACGTCATGTACAACACAAGGGACCAGTTCACTTGCTGGACAAGTCTATAGATAATATATGTAATCACTGGGCTGATTATAAACGGCGTCATGCACAGACAAAGTACAGCGGCTATATATAGATTTAGTGGGATCACCTAGTGACAACACTGTTGAATCCCGGCCACTAGGGGCAGTATCTACACGCCTTACCTTCCATCTGCCGTCATTCTGATGAGGGCCACCTCAGCCGGGGTCCCCACAAAGGCTCCCGTGGCCCCAGCGGTCATCCCTATCGCTGCTTTCATGAAGAAGTTGGGGGGAGTCCCGTCTGCCGTGGTCAACTTCTCAAACAGTATCGTGTAAATACCAAGAcgtgtggttgtgtaggtagctTGGCGCAAAAGACCAGCAGATAACCTGTGTAGCACAGCGATATAATAATATAGTCTGACGTCATAGGTGATAAAGAGATATTCCCACtaggagtctgtccctccccctgcagggtgacacagtgacagaagggagctatgagtctgcccctccccctgcagggtgacacagacagaagagagctatgagtctgcccctccccctgcagggcgACACTGAcaaaagggagctatgagtctgcccctccccctgcagggtgacactgacaaaagggagctatgagtctgcccctccccctgcagggtgacactgacaaaagggagctatgagtctgcccctccccctgcagggcgACACTGAcaaaagggagctatgagtctgcccctccccctgcagggcgACACTGAcaaaagggagctatgagtctgcccctccccctgcagggtgacacaggtTACAGGTATACCATCAGAGCCAGTCTCACCCTGTATAGATTCCTCCTAGACCCTCATTCTTCAGGATACTGCCCACCGCATGGAAGCTGGTCTTATATTCCTTGGTTTTGGCTCCCTCCCCGCTCAGCTGCATCCGATTCTTCACCAGATCCAGCGGCTGAACGAACACGGTGGCCCCCATCCTGCAAGTGGGACAACATGAATGTATGAATAggacatatatctatataatgcTGATTACACAAACAGCCGTGTGCCAGACCCACTCACCCGCCCCATTCCCACAGCCCGCACTCTCTAAGACCCCGTACTGTACACCATTGTGGACATTGACCTGTGGATCCTGGCTAACGTCCAGCAAGGACATACACGTCAGGTGACATGTATAACTGAATGACTGGATACGTACATTTATTTGAGAACATCAGCATTTAATATGAAGACTGGAATGAGAGGAGCAAACATACCCTGTGCTGACACTTGTGGTACCACAAGCCGACTGCCTCTGCCGCAagggatatattttaatatttagatATATAAAACCAGGTGAGGCAAGCAAAGGCACGTTACTTCTTACTTAACTTTTAGTTTTCGCACCCAACCTCTATGTATCAgaataaaatgaacattttatatatgtaaaataacatttatgaAGCAGTTAGTCTGTATCTAGAGTCCAGTGTATTAGGAGAGAAGCCAATTCATCCCCAGCCCTCCCTCCCCGTTGGCAGCGCCAGTGTGCCTCTGTAGCTTGTTACCACTCGTCTGACAACCTGTTACACCAGTTCCTTCCCAGTCGGTGATATAATGGCCCTTACATGAGTGTAGTAAGGACACCAGGTCATATCTAACAAACACACTGACTTAGAAGCTACTGTAAAACACTCTTTTACTACCCATAAAATAATGTTTGTAAACACACAGACAAATCACTACATAAATCCAAGTCACACATCACCATAACTGTACGTATCATTGCAATGTGCCGAAGACGGACTTTACACATAGGATATGGCAACAACCGGAGAGATTACACGACATACTGTTAATCTACCAGGCACTGTATCATGTGTATTGGAAATCACACCAGGCGCTGTACCATGTGTATTAGAAATTACACATAATGTGCATATATGTCCTATGTTAATTCATTCAAAGGCTACACTATAACCAATAATCAGCAGTTAGCTGCCTCAAACAATGAATAAATACCCAAATGTGATACAAATGTTAAGAGGCAGACCCCGGTTTCAATGCGGTTGCTATTTTCAACTTATTGTATTGCATGCAGTGTGGCCCAGCGCTATGTACACTGCTGGCTGCATATAGCAGCGTCTTTTATATTAATTGACTGACCCTGTACACCAGCATATTATATGTGTGATCTTCCACATTATATCCTATATCCTGATATACAGCAGGCATCAGATGAAGCAGGAATATCAGCACAGTGTTAGTAATAGGTCTGTAATAAAATGCATGTATTCCAGTGTCTGTATCAAACACATGTTTTATTTACTGAAAGCCAAAGATTGGAGCTGTGGTAACTCCCAGTGCACAAGAAAGTGAACACACAAATGTGCAATGGATACAGCACTTCACTTCAGGATCTCCTAAAAAGAGGAAGGGTCCCCATAGTCCCCAAGAAACTGATTCTTAAGTCTCCTTATGGAAAAAGAAGTGTCTTGAGGTCCCCTTGGCCACAAGGTTAGGGAGGGATCCCCCAAAGCTTCACACAGGGTCACTAACCCTGCAGCCCCCAGCGCTATGGAGGGGTCAAGGACATGGGGACCTCTAGGCCACATCACCTCTGCAGAGCATAATGGCACAAGTGACAGTGACACagagccaacatattctgtagcactgtacaatCAGGAGCCCACATAAGACACAGGGGAGATCCAGCAAGGGGCCACATAAGTAACACAGGGGCCACATAAGAGACAGAGGGGATTCACCAGGGCCCACATTAGATTAATTGTAAAGACCTGATGCCtattagcactatataaatacataataaataattctCATGCAATACAACAATTCCCAGTGTTCTGTAATACTATCAGTGCACATACTACCCCCATGCACCCTGTAacgtgtgtaatatatatatatatatatatatatatatatatatataacaatgatATACAAGTCTCCTATGATGAGTGGTACAGACACTACATGATATATAACCATCTATACACATATATCACAGTGACCTAGGACAGATACTACATGATATATAACCATCTACACATAGATCACAGTGACCTAGAAGAGAGGACTGGTACAGACACTACAGACATCCTTATTACAtaacacatataattatataacaggGCCCTCCGGACATTACCCGGCCAGCCCCCCGAAGAGGAACTTGATGGCCTTGGGGGAGGTCCTCTTCTTGCCGCTCTCCGCCATCTTGTTACCGACTGTCAGAGACCCCCAAGGTGACTCGGGAGGTGTGTGAACCGGGGGGCGGGGCGTGCCAGGGACGTCACCGCAAGGCGGCCATACTGGAGGAGGGCAACTCTTCTGGCGGCCATGTTGGATGCGGGAAAAAGAAACGCGGCTACTTTCCACATAGTTCACGACGACAGCGATTATCTGAGTCTCTGGTAATGGTCACAGGGGCCTCGGAGGCTTGACAAAGTGAGAATGACGAGGGTCTCCCGCCATCTTGGGTATGGGCAAACGAGATTCTGCGCAGCGGCGGCCATGCTGGATCCTGGAAAGAGATTACAGTAGCCTAGGTTGCCATGTAATGGTATAGCTTGGGTGGCAAATCAGTGGAATGTGTTAATccacctatctctctctctctctctctctctctctctctctctctctctatatatatatatatattttagatttatttatttattttttgcagtgttGCAGTGGCCCTATATTGCTTTTTCCACTAGCCAAAGGTACGTCAAAGCACCATAGCTACCTACATTCTCTAATTTCACCCGAAGATTCCCAGTTTAAAATACTTACTTTGTCCCAAATCTTAGATTGTAAGATCACTTGGCCAGTGCCACCTCCGCCTTATGCTTCATTAGATTATAGTATGTGCTTTTATCCTGGTCGTCGCTCAGTAGTGTTAGTTTTGGGGGTCAGAAGgttgagtatagaaagagaataaTTGTAAGTTTGTGTGATTGGTGCCAGATGCTTAATTATTCAGCATACCTGTGGGGACGGTCACTGCACTGAGTGACCATGTTGATTGACACTTACCTCCTTATGGAAAATACTGGGTTGATAATGAGCGATCAGAGATTGGAGATCTGTTCCATAACCACATGCTATGGATCCTGAGATCTAAATACCCTATTAACCCTTTGGTCAATCCAATAATAGCCCATTCATCTAAAATCTGGAACTCTCTTTCAACACACTGTACTTTATAAGGTTCTCCGTCAGTTATGATTCCAGTCATCAGAAAGTCAGACTTCTGTCCTACAAGAGCTACCGGTTCCTGCACACTTTGGTCCTTGATCCACTTGTCCCGTTTAAGCTATTTTCTAAATTAAAATGAGAAAATCACCTATGATGTCACTGCACTAAACCCTCCTCATACAGAGGAGGGGGGTTTAGTGTAGTGCTGGTAAAGCTACACACTGCCCTGCAGAGGAGGGAAGTttagtatgggcagcacggtggctcagtggttagctcttctgcctcacagcactggggtcatcacttcaattcccgaccatggccttatctgtctggagtttgtatgttctctccgtgttttgcgtgggttttctccaggtgctccagtttcctcccacactccaaaaacatactggtaggttaattggctgctaacaaaatttaccctagtctctctctctgtctatgtgtgtgtgttatggaatttagactgtaagctctgtcgaagtcagtatattggataaagtcatttcaattaaagtctagcaaacttggttgtctttgtctgaaaagatgcgtacggtacgctacgacgtacaagggcacgctacggcgtgaaagggcgtacgcatccactacacgtggcagcaacaattattggtcttttaccatacatttgcacaaacacgcatacttataaaatagtacacattaatggtagttgcaacacatagtcagttatgtcgaaatatagtagtatttatatgttatatcagagttacatgtatattaatgaaatacacggaacaggttgaaggaatcacatcatgagtggtatcataatgtaacctcgttacatatcctactgtttggttcactctgcgagggaatcgcagagtgcatacacaagttatgaatgatagggaattatgaactacttaagactaaggaatcttggcgggaagagcagagcataccccctgcagagatgaccccctcctttggattcctttgtatgaactggccaatgatgacgaccccttggaccttcctgagacctggaccaatagatgcaagctataccatcttcattgtattactgtatttgattgtgtatataagcagcagcttgtgatccagtgtgcagacatcttgtccccagacttcaggattgaatgactgcactggatccagagcgcctgcgataagtaacggctgtatttactattactttgcttattctattatttgcgaataaatctctgtgctttggaaacacaactcgaggttcgacaatcgttattggttagcgacaatacgcacataacaatttgggggctcgtgagctttggaggtttcgttgccgatgatacgcaagaccaacggatttcggttcctcaacaaagggtggagacgcgtcatatacgggtaagaacgcatggtgttcaaaacctgaattttactctgtgttgtgaaaccgaatgtccgttttgcattatctagggcacgctaactagaacctagggacaaaagagaaaactgtttctttttactgtcattgtgcgttttaactgtattgcattgcttagcgtatgtgtatttcctgctgtgcgtacgggaacttccggtagatttgccacgtggttaaacaatcgttttgatagttattatacatgcatagtataattacttgtgaaagcttctgagatattattactgttgttgggaacttttgattttctgcgcagaaaaggtgtatagtgtgtgatgttgtaacgtagatacactgttcattattcattgtgctcagttgctgtctgattgcccaactgaaggacggtatacagggcaggtataccgaatgcgaaaaccgggttttcgcaaaagcgctaccaatagatcgcaaggtttgctaataattagtatcggtaggcagtgcgatctaaccgcatcttgagtgcgaattggtgaagcggctaggaggaattatattggaaaggctggttgattgtattgactttgttctcccagttataataaactcagcagattttgtggttgagccagggtatcgaggagctgatagcccttgggacccacagtgatatttctgtattagggatcctcgccgggtgcgagaaaagcgagtgaacgcggctaaagaaaatacgttcaccgagcattagagatctctagctgtgattgtagcaacagagttggtatattgttcaacatgggtgctaagcatacgctagagatggtcagtgtactgcctaaggaaggccctattggttcagcgaggtttctcatgtgtaagaaatatggtgcatacgcaactgtgtattgtgacacgtgggtcaagatgaccaaaacttgtgataggcctttcccaacaattgGAAGTTTTagtgcagaggtactaaatactgtaaaagataaagtatggttgattacctcaacgaaagtgaggaataaacataatgattgtttacaattgtggcaaatggaaggtaacacgtggcagagcagcgaatgcaaaccggaagtaggcgtggcgaaaagcgcgcacaaggcggatgtaaccgttgcgaagcgtggcgaactcagcgcaagcgcgcccccgccaccttatgtggcgggaggggtaagtacagccgttgttaaaactaaaactagaaaaattgctaagttgtaccctgttttaagccagtttcaatcaagtgtatctgaaaatgaagatgaacccactgtgatttcagccattgcccatgctgttagtgtactagaggctcagcgcaagtatgagaaaagggctgatataggtgagagtagcgtgatcactaggagtgaaagcgttctaaatctagaaccagcaaatcctgtagtgtcccctgaagtcagtgtaccagagggtgtgttcccagtccgcacaatatcagttcccaatgggaaaccggataaggatggtgtagttcctttaagaaatgttacaatgcattgtccctggactagatcagaattacgttccattatgactgaattcccagatcctagaaaagagttagctaagtgtcagaaattttttaaagacttaggaaatgcccatgagccaaccaataaggattggcgggtagtgttgagggcgtgtcttcctcccaatactaacatacaaaaattcattgaagattgtttgttggaggaagatgacaccttgactgatgagattaaccaacggaatatagaacagattgtcaaacacttagctgtaggagtactgatggatggccttagagaaaatttaaagacgagagtacaaaccacattacctaattggagaggcgtcacggtagactctcttagggagtctgctgtggagcatgacaaaaacctttttagaaaaagggaggagaaaagtgataggttaatgacggtaagtatacaggctctagaaagggtgcatacacgaccaccagcatacaacccatataacaggaaacctaaagtgatcaggtgtttcaactgtaacaaggaaggacattacatgagagattgtaaaaaggaaagactcaatacacagaggggtgggtcacatagatatcctccaaggagggattcacatagactagaagactcacatctacccgcgcatattacggcagcaaatgcgcgggaaatcaatagtcagcgctaggggtcaggtcatacctgtagtctacagccagtgaggttaactgagagtcagagtgaagaaccaacaatgatagttgacatagctggtaggaaacaaacctttcttgtagatacaggggcggcccgatctgtgataacctctcctttcaatctacaggtgaccagtaaaactattccagctatgggggtaacgggaaaagtgttacattatcctctaactaaacccgctgaagttactatcggccctctacatactaagcattcgtttctcttggctgcggtggctcctactaacttgctagggagagacttgttatgtaaaatgggatgtgtcatatactgtacttcagatggtgtgttcctagatatacccgagaaggttgcacatgaggtacaggacatattggacacccctcaaaggttaatgttacactctcctgttatagaacaaagtccatctcaagtaaaggggatgttgctggaaataccaggttccctatggaccagagatgaacaggacactggactgatggcaaacgtagcccctgtcatggtcaatctaaaaagtggtaggatagctccaaaaatcccacagtatccattaaaaccggaggtggaactaggggtatatcctgttattgagaggctgatacaacaagggattttaatccgtacagccagtacagcaaatagtcccattttccctgtgaagaagagtggggggaggggctatagattagtccaggacttaaggggaattaacaaagttgttgagagccaattccccgtagtgccgaatccagctgtcatcctcatgcagattccaccgtctgccagtcattttactgtcattgatctatgttctgctttcttttcagtccctcttcaccctgactgccaatacctttttgcattctcctacagggaagtgcaatacacatggaccagactaccccaggggttcattgacagccccagtattttctcccaagccttacatgactgtttgcaatcctttcaaccccacaataggtctgttctaattcaatatgtggacgatttgttgttgtgctctgattcttttatgtcatgtttacatgatactaaattgttgttgcttcatctttcacaaacagggcacaaggtggcaaaggataaattacagccatgtcagactaaggtcaaatacttaggacactgccttactaaggggctaagacacctgacaaccgacagaattgaggccatacaacacatgaccctgccaaagagccagaagcagattcgtactttcttggggatgtgtggatactgtaggtcctggatcccaggtttttctattctggcattaccattgcaggagctagtctcttcctcaaaaccagaacgtgtcgtacacacggaagagtcagagcaagcgttctttaatcttaaagatagtctgacaagagcacctgcattgggaatacctgattatgaaaagccttttgaactattttgtacaaaagctgatggctgtgcagcaggtgtcctcgcacagaaacatggtgacgctagcagaccggtagcatactacagtgcacaattagacaatgtgacaaggtcactcccaacatgtctcagaagtgtagcagcaatggcccttctagtaagtaagagcgaggatgtagtattaggacataattcaaccatctatacaccccatgctgtatcagctctgttaaattcagcccaaaccagacatgtttcttcagctagattcacaaagtgggaactagccctgatggcaccctcaaacatcaccatcaaacgatgtagcagcttaaatccagctacataccttccgtatgtgtctctagagacacaaagggtggaaggtgaggagaccctggttgatgatgagttaggcaagaatactgacacgcatgactgtatggaacacctgaatcagacctttactgcaaggcccgacatacgtgacacccccttagaaaatgtagattttatgttttatacagacggaagttgccatagacagac
This genomic interval carries:
- the LOC142151096 gene encoding mitochondrial 2-oxoglutarate/malate carrier protein, whose translation is MAESGKKRTSPKAIKFLFGGLAGMGATVFVQPLDLVKNRMQLSGEGAKTKEYKTSFHAVGSILKNEGLGGIYTGLSAGLLRQATYTTTRLGIYTILFEKLTTADGTPPNFFMKAAIGMTAGATGAFVGTPAEVALIRMTADGRLPADQRRGYSNVFNALVRMSREEGITTLWRGCVPTMARAVVVNAAQLASYSQSKQFLLDSGYFRDNIFCHFCSSMISGLVTTAASMPVDIAKTRIQNMRTINGKPEYKSGLDVLIKVVRYEGFFSLWKGFTPYYARLGPHTVLTFIFLEQMNKYYKQFFLSG